One part of the Vicia villosa cultivar HV-30 ecotype Madison, WI linkage group LG6, Vvil1.0, whole genome shotgun sequence genome encodes these proteins:
- the LOC131613645 gene encoding uncharacterized protein LOC131613645, which produces MANNVTATREATRRTHTYSFHREGLIQLGQLGGLITGHNKTVFTENYGNILTLLDSHVDEWEKPDLNNIANALYLSIEDVLGNWKKNGSTQGFYMSFLVEKAQELASKKMWEAFNALLAVLIYGIVMFPNIHKFVDLAAICLFVEKNPIPTLLADTYYSVHSRYGKGGAIRNCLPLLYTWFKSHLPTSGPFVTSTQKWHQRIMGLTGNDIVWCPTGMDVEKVITSCGTFDNVPLIGTKGVINYNPKLALRQLGFALENKPLDKEIFESVCFEKGTDLKGLEKVMSAWNDIHTSDQISLGGKNAVAKQAYTDWVENRVKDRLLPFPKVNPLYEQPPKIPIATMPAENRTQVDLECTQLHEKKSDAQPKHCLVDQKRVELTYEAKMLKGGSSRVQKRARTEKGTLANPPLVLGRCSTSGLLVSDCPQFEHAEFSHMLQQPLDPP; this is translated from the exons atggctaacaacgtgaccgctacCAGAGAAGCTACAAGGCGTACTCACACTTACAGTTTCCATCGCGAAGGCTTGATTCAGTTGGGGCAATTGGGTGGATTGATCACTGGTCATAATAAAACTGTGTTCACTGAGAATTATGGAAACATCTTGACTCTTTTGGACTCACACGTCGACGAATGGG AGAAACCTGATTTGAACAacattgccaacgctctttatttgagcatagaaGACGTTCTTGggaattggaagaagaatggtaGCACTCAGGGTTTCTATATGAGTTTCTTGGTTGAGAAGGCCCAAGAGTTGGCTAGCAAAAAGATGTGGGAGGCCTTCAACGCCCTTCTGGCCGTTTTGATTTATGGGATCGTGATGTTCcctaacattcacaagttcgttgatctGGCTGCTATATGTCTTTTTGTGGAGAAGAATCCGATCCCTACTTTGCTAGCCGATACGTACTATTCTGTTCACTCTCGATATGGGAAAGGAGGAGCCATAAGAAATTGTTTGCCGTTGTTGTACACCTGGTTTAAGTCCCACCTACCTACAAGTGGCCCTTTCGTTACTTCTACTCAGAAATGGcatcaaaggatcatggggcttactggAAATGACATTGTCTGGTGTCCTACTGGGATGGACGTAGAGAAAGTTATAACTAGCTGTGGTACTTTTGACAATGTTCCCCTCATAGGAACAAAAGGtgttatcaattataatcctaAGCTAGCGCTGCGTCAATTGGGTTTTGCACTTGAAAACAAGCCTTTAGACAAAGAAATATTtgaatccgtttgctttgagAAGGGAACCGATCTAAAAGGTTTAGAAAAAGTGATGAGTGCCTGGAATGACATCCATACAAGTGATCAGATTTCTCTAGGTGGGAAGAATGCCGTTGCCAAACAAGCCTACACGGATTGGGTTGAAAATAGAGTTAAAGATCGCttgttgcctttcccgaaggttaacccGTTGTACGAGCAACCACCTAAGATTCCAATTGCCACTATGCCTGCTGAGAATCGTACCCAGGTAGATTTGGAGTGCACCCAATTGCACGAAAAGAAGTCAGATGCGCAACCGAAACATTGTCTTGTGGATCAGAAAAGAGTTGAGTTGACATACGAAGCCAAAATGCTGAagggaggatcttccagagttcaaaagagggctagaacGGAAAAAG